The genomic stretch GGGGTGGATGAACATAAGTCATCATCGATGAACTACCACCTAAATGAAGACTTTTTGATGTAAGTTTGTCCAAATGAGTAGATTTTTGTAGGGTCATATATTCTACCCATGTCATGAGTCCATGCCAAAATGATGTACTTATGACCGTTTGagatgaatatttagaggaattaACGGATGTCAAAGATTGTCTACAAAGTATTATTCGCCAAAGTGGTTCAAGGTTTTGATGGTATCATGGCAGTCAGATTTGTGAGgttaaattttcaaaaattgtttgctattttaattttttaaatgaaTTACTCAAAAAATAAAATTTGACGAGTGTTTGCTATTTTTCTGCTTTTTCCTGTTTGTTTTATTTtactaatttttttttcaaaatctaacagttttttagttttttacGAGATTTTTGAAAATATGAATATTTTAGATTTGAATAGgtttaaaatttgaacagtttttaaaaTGAATAGTTTAAAAAATGAGCAGTTTAAAAAATgaaattttttatattttgaacattggaaaattatattattttcaaaatttgaaaagttttacaatctgattttttttttaaattgaacaatttttaaatttgaacagttttgaacggattttaaaaatctgaataattccaaaaaaatcaatttgaattttttttaaagatgaacattttttgaaCCGACCAAAGTTCATATTcgaacattttttatttaaacaattttcaaatttgaacaattttttagatCTGAACAATTTtgtaattaattttttttgtttttatcatttatttgaattttagttttttaaaatcctataagaaaaaacagaaaagaaaaaaagaaaaataaataaaaaacggaaaagaaaaaatgattcaaaaaaaaaagaacggcCAACACCCGAACTGGGCCGGCCTGTACCGCGCGCGGTACGTGCTGAGCTCGCCCAATCAGACTGCTCAACGGAGTCTTGTGCATCTAGAGAGCCCAGCACGATATTTGGCGCCGCCGTCCGTTCCTTTCTTCTCCCCCAATCCAACTCGCCGAAAACAATTCCGAGAAAAAGAAGCACAGGAACACGAAGCTAGAGCTCTCCTCCCCATCCTCGTCTCCGACTCGCCCACGATCCGACATCAGGTACGGCCCCGTCCTCgaatcccgccgccgcctgatCCCCCATTGCTCTGCGCGATTTCTCGTCCCGGTACTCGTCCAATACAGATCTCCGCCGGGAAGGGTTTCTAGGGTTTCCGCCGCGAGTTGTTTCGTTTCGGTCCGTCGCTCTCTAGATCAGGGACGACCGCACACCAGTGAGGAAACCGAGGTCGGGGCAGTGTGGATAGGGGTGCGGCGATTCGCGGTGGAACTTGTTGGCGCGATCTTGATCCGTTTTCTGTTTGCAGGATGGCCGGATCGATGGAAGTCCCCGCCAAGGGCGGCTTCAGCTTCGACCTGTGCCGCAGGAACGCCATGCTCGAGAAGAGCGGACTCAAGATGCCCGGCTTCCTCAAGACCGGGACTACCATCGTCGGACTCGTGTTTAAGGTCAGGACCTGCTCTTTTTTCATGTTATTACTACGGCAGTACTCCTAGCATGTGTTCTGTGAACGCTGAAACGTGGTTGAGGTCTGCGAATTTGATGTACTGGTTATGCCATGTATTGGCTACCGGTGATGGTGTGCAAATTTACTTGTGGGCATACACTTCGCAATCTACTCTCTGGGAGGAGTACAGTTTTGTTACCTGTTAATATTTGGTTGCGGCACATACCTACATTTAGAAAACATGTGTTTTGTTTCAGTTTGGTTTCATTTTTTTAACCTAATGTTGTAGCACACACCTGCATCTAGCAATCTGTGGACGGCAAGTATGCGTCTGAGTTTTGGAATAATGGAGTATgtctgttgataataatatagtacTAGTATTGCTGTTAATGTGCCAATCCCTGTTTTGTCCCTTAGAGTAGTTCTTAACAACTGATAATAGATGAAGGTTGTGCAATAGGGTTTACCAACTGATAATAGATGGAAGCATGTGCTTTAGTGTTTCAAACCGGCAtccttttgttggttctcattaagAGTACCTGATAATAAAGTGTTAATGAACTATGTTTCATCTCTAGGATGGCGTTGTTCTTGGGGCAGACACAAGGGCAACTGAGGGTCCTATAGTTGCTGATAAGAACTGTGAGAAAATTCACTTTATGGCACCAAACATATACTGCTGTGGTGCTGGAACTGCAGCTGACACGGAGGCTGTGACAGGTAACTATAGGTTGATTGACTGAAAGAAACCAAATTAATCCTCGTTTGTATATGTTTCTGCATCTATAACACAAACATCATGTGCGCTTTCTACTCCAGATATGGTCAGCTCCCAGCTACAACTTCACCGTTATGCTACTAGTCGCGAGTCAAGAGTTGTGACCGCTCTTACACTACTGAAGACACACCTGTTTAACTACCAAGGTCATGTCAGTGCTGCCCTGGTTCTTGGTGGAGTAGATGTAACTGGACCACATCTACACACAGTGAGTAACTAAGCATGCTTGTTTGAGATCATCTTCTGGAAGATAAATTCCTGTTAATTTATTAACTTCTGCATCCCCAGGTTTATCCGCATGGATCCACAGATACTCTTCCTTTTGCCACGATGGGTTCTGGATCCCTTGC from Lolium rigidum isolate FL_2022 chromosome 4, APGP_CSIRO_Lrig_0.1, whole genome shotgun sequence encodes the following:
- the LOC124708080 gene encoding proteasome subunit beta type-7-B-like, with translation MAGSMEVPAKGGFSFDLCRRNAMLEKSGLKMPGFLKTGTTIVGLVFKDGVVLGADTRATEGPIVADKNCEKIHFMAPNIYCCGAGTAADTEAVTDMVSSQLQLHRYATSRESRVVTALTLLKTHLFNYQGHVSAALVLGGVDVTGPHLHTVYPHGSTDTLPFATMGSGSLAAMSVFESKYKEGLTREEGIQLVAEAISAGIFNDLGSGSNVDVCVITQGGTEYLRNHEEPNPRTYVSSKGFSFATGHTDVLSTRVRQIGPVVAEGGPVVAEGDVMEEGL